A portion of the Rhodospirillales bacterium genome contains these proteins:
- the recR gene encoding recombination protein RecR, producing MGGPEIDRLAALLARLPGLGRRSARRAVLHLLKNRETLLGPLAAALDETAEAVRVCPICGNLDTVEPCSVCTDPRRDRSVLCVIEEVGDLWALERAGVFGGLYHVLGGTLSALDGVGPEDLRIADLVGRASDSSVEEVILATNATVDGQTTAHYVTDRLEDADVKVSRLALGVPLGGELDYLDEGTLGAALKARRAV from the coding sequence ATGGGCGGACCCGAGATCGATCGTCTGGCCGCGTTGCTGGCCCGCCTTCCGGGTCTGGGTCGGCGTTCGGCACGGCGTGCGGTGCTGCATCTCCTGAAGAACCGGGAGACCTTGCTGGGTCCGCTCGCCGCGGCTCTCGACGAGACGGCCGAAGCCGTGAGGGTGTGCCCGATCTGCGGTAACCTCGACACCGTCGAGCCGTGCTCCGTCTGCACCGACCCCAGGCGAGACCGATCGGTGCTGTGCGTGATCGAGGAGGTCGGCGACCTCTGGGCGCTGGAGCGCGCCGGGGTGTTCGGCGGGCTCTATCACGTTCTTGGCGGGACGCTCTCGGCGCTCGACGGTGTCGGGCCCGAAGACCTGCGGATTGCCGATCTGGTTGGCCGGGCCTCCGATTCATCCGTCGAGGAAGTCATCCTCGCGACCAATGCCACCGTCGACGGCCAGACCACCGCCCACTACGTGACCGACCGCCTCGAAGACGCCGACGTGAAGGTCTCGCGCCTTGCGCTTGGCGTGCCGCTGGGCGGTGAACTGGACTATCTCGACGAAGGTACCCTGGGCGCGGCACTCAAGGCACGACGGGCGGTTTAA
- a CDS encoding YbaB/EbfC family nucleoid-associated protein, with product MNLAKMMKQAQELQGRMAAVQEELAQTEIEGSAGAGMVKAMMSGKHELKSLTIDPSLVTPDDTEVLEDLIVAAVNDARTRVEAHVKEEMGKLTGGLNLPAGMNLPF from the coding sequence ATGAACCTCGCCAAGATGATGAAGCAGGCCCAGGAGCTCCAGGGCAGGATGGCCGCCGTGCAGGAGGAGCTCGCCCAGACCGAGATTGAGGGCAGTGCCGGTGCGGGCATGGTAAAGGCCATGATGAGCGGCAAGCATGAGCTGAAATCGCTGACCATCGACCCGTCGCTGGTCACGCCTGACGACACCGAGGTGCTTGAGGACCTGATCGTCGCAGCTGTCAACGACGCGCGCACCAGGGTCGAGGCTCATGTGAAGGAAGAAATGGGCAAGCTCACCGGCGGCCTCAATCTGCCCGCAGGCATGAACCTGCCGTTCTGA